In Paralcaligenes sp. KSB-10, the following are encoded in one genomic region:
- a CDS encoding type II toxin-antitoxin system RelE/ParE family toxin, with translation MIKSFRHKGLRRLFETGNASGVQVSHAKRLRLQLSALDTAQVIEDMDIPGFRLHPLKGSMKDRWSITVNGNWRITFEFEDGNAYVLDYEDYH, from the coding sequence ATGATCAAGAGCTTTCGGCACAAAGGCCTTCGTCGGCTGTTCGAGACTGGCAACGCATCCGGCGTTCAAGTAAGCCATGCCAAACGCCTTCGTCTACAACTGTCCGCCCTTGATACCGCTCAGGTTATCGAAGACATGGACATCCCAGGATTTAGGCTCCATCCCCTCAAAGGCTCAATGAAAGACCGCTGGTCAATCACCGTCAACGGAAACTGGCGTATCACCTTTGAGTTTGAAGACGGAAACGCCTATGTGCTGGACTATGAGGACTATCACTGA
- a CDS encoding helix-turn-helix domain-containing protein: protein MSSQRFSNVWDAIEDTQEEAENMKLRSALMTALKQHITRVKMSQAEAAKLLGVTQPRVSDLMRGKINVFGLDALVNMAAAAGLHIEMRVFESA from the coding sequence ATGAGCAGCCAACGATTTTCTAACGTCTGGGATGCCATCGAGGACACCCAGGAAGAAGCGGAAAACATGAAGCTTCGTTCAGCCCTCATGACTGCGCTGAAGCAGCACATAACTCGTGTCAAGATGAGCCAGGCCGAAGCCGCCAAGCTTTTGGGCGTGACCCAGCCCCGTGTCTCTGATCTGATGCGTGGAAAAATCAACGTTTTTGGTCTTGATGCGCTGGTGAACATGGCCGCCGCAGCTGGGCTGCACATTGAAATGCGTGTGTTTGAGTCTGCCTGA
- a CDS encoding LysR family transcriptional regulator: MKFKMIIALYYYYFQMKIENLSDLLVILHTARTGSLTGAAAALGMTPSAASAALKRVESQLSTRLFERSTRAMRITDEGRILLDYAQRAFDLLSEAETQVGIDQAELVGVVRLAAPSDLTRSVLMPWLNEFLNLHPAVELQLHVGDRPMDVVRDEVDLALRYGELPDSQLVGRLLVAPQAVLCASPEYLQRHGTPLSPHDLKHHNCLTYMRGGQPHRLWRFERGGVVTDVRVSGDRSADDASLARAWAVAGYGILFKTRLELEDELSDGELIPLLTEWNTEIYPLHALLPSARFVPARVRALVEFLVNKFRSR; the protein is encoded by the coding sequence ATGAAATTTAAAATGATAATAGCGTTGTATTACTATTACTTTCAAATGAAAATTGAAAATCTAAGTGATCTGCTAGTTATCCTTCACACCGCACGCACAGGCTCATTAACTGGCGCGGCAGCAGCGCTAGGAATGACGCCGTCGGCGGCAAGTGCTGCGCTTAAGCGGGTCGAGAGCCAACTCAGTACCCGATTGTTCGAACGTTCTACTCGCGCTATGCGTATTACGGACGAAGGGCGAATATTGCTGGACTATGCCCAGCGTGCGTTCGACTTGCTTAGCGAAGCCGAAACTCAGGTAGGTATCGATCAAGCCGAGCTTGTAGGAGTTGTAAGGCTCGCAGCCCCGTCGGACTTAACGCGTAGTGTACTGATGCCATGGCTAAATGAATTTTTAAATTTGCACCCGGCGGTGGAATTGCAGCTGCACGTGGGCGATAGGCCGATGGATGTGGTGCGCGACGAAGTCGATCTGGCATTGCGCTACGGCGAGCTGCCGGACTCTCAATTGGTTGGCCGCCTGTTGGTGGCCCCTCAGGCCGTGTTATGCGCGTCCCCTGAGTATTTACAACGTCATGGCACACCGTTATCGCCGCATGATTTAAAGCACCATAACTGCCTAACCTATATGCGCGGCGGTCAACCTCATCGCTTGTGGCGTTTTGAGCGAGGCGGGGTTGTCACTGACGTGCGGGTGAGCGGTGACCGTAGTGCTGATGACGCCTCTCTTGCTCGTGCCTGGGCAGTAGCTGGGTACGGAATACTTTTCAAGACAAGGTTAGAGTTAGAAGACGAGTTGTCCGATGGGGAACTCATTCCACTTTTAACAGAATGGAATACTGAGATCTATCCACTGCATGCCTTACTGCCTAGCGCTCGGTTTGTGCCGGCGCGAGTACGCGCACTCGTTGAATTTTTGGTGAACAAGTTTAGATCACGATGA
- a CDS encoding type II toxin-antitoxin system RelE/ParE family toxin produces MTLAVIYKILYKLPMPALKPIEFLGSSLDDLRAFPLSARREAGHQIDQVQNGSDPDDWKPMNTVGQGVREIRVRDSAGTFRVIYIAKFADAVYVIHCFQKKTEKTSKADIDLASKRYRDLLQELNK; encoded by the coding sequence ATGACGCTTGCAGTCATATACAAAATATTGTATAAACTACCCATGCCCGCCCTTAAGCCTATCGAGTTTCTGGGAAGCTCACTTGATGATCTTCGCGCCTTCCCTCTTTCTGCCAGGCGCGAAGCTGGCCACCAGATCGATCAAGTTCAGAACGGCTCGGACCCGGATGACTGGAAGCCTATGAACACAGTAGGCCAAGGTGTCAGGGAAATCCGCGTTCGCGATAGTGCCGGCACCTTCAGGGTCATCTACATTGCCAAGTTCGCCGATGCTGTCTATGTGATCCACTGCTTTCAGAAGAAGACGGAAAAAACCAGTAAGGCGGATATAGATTTGGCCTCGAAACGTTATCGGGACCTGTTGCAGGAGCTAAACAAATGA
- a CDS encoding HigA family addiction module antitoxin: MNMHNPPHPGEFISGIYLEPNNISGRELAQALGVAASTLSRVLNGTSRVTPEMALRLSKSLGRSPESWLTMQDAYDLWLARQHVNLQGVGKLQFAGA; encoded by the coding sequence ATGAACATGCACAATCCACCCCACCCCGGTGAATTTATCTCTGGCATCTACCTTGAGCCCAACAATATCAGCGGGCGCGAACTTGCTCAAGCACTTGGCGTAGCCGCCTCTACCCTCAGCCGAGTACTCAACGGCACTTCTCGTGTGACGCCCGAAATGGCGCTTCGCCTTTCCAAGTCACTTGGGCGCAGCCCGGAAAGCTGGCTGACTATGCAGGACGCTTACGACTTGTGGCTCGCTCGCCAGCACGTTAATTTGCAAGGTGTCGGCAAACTCCAATTCGCCGGAGCCTAG
- a CDS encoding SLC13 family permease has product MQASLAIALRKNALFTDCTQIELARLLAGTIQCEFPAGTEIFQAGVQASYYYWILSGEVALKAEHDTWHRCADEAFGDEAFADDACYLRTARATTPLVALRITRTALRALSAHRPEMQSAALIGLAAQMGKVVMEERPTIKIERSSMPMKQRIGWLATLALPPLAYLAAMQNALPQHSAIYLALLTMTATMWLFAVVDEFVPPLIALVAMLFINLVPAQIALAGFYSPAFLLLLGVYAISAVLLSSGLVYRFMLWLLLKAPDRPFWHRTALTFFGMLLSIMVPSDSARLALLLPLYREMDNNIEAPQQSREATALMIATFMGATLFAPLLLTSKSAHLAAFTMLPTQVQLQFQGSHWLVAAAIVAIGLLACHLLAMRFLYSSNEEARPLPRERLVVQLRLLGPLDSREWLALCAFVAFLLGAAFPQLYLSLTAWLAGFILVSLLALGLFDRRAFLQNIDWPMLFFILSLDGLTRAINYLGLSPLLINAIGNKLDWIHGHLGWFILLALAITVVIRLVLPLTAGMLLALAMLLPMGIEQGIHPWIVMFLVSLFSDIWFFPHQMSTYTQAKNNGLQARCSESIFMRHIWWLNPLRVLLAYASIPYWNWLGLN; this is encoded by the coding sequence ATGCAGGCCTCTCTCGCCATTGCCCTACGCAAGAACGCACTATTTACCGACTGCACGCAAATTGAACTGGCCCGCTTGCTGGCAGGTACGATTCAATGCGAGTTTCCGGCCGGCACGGAGATTTTTCAGGCGGGCGTCCAGGCGTCTTATTATTACTGGATACTATCGGGCGAAGTCGCGCTCAAGGCCGAACACGACACCTGGCATAGATGCGCCGATGAAGCGTTTGGCGATGAAGCCTTTGCGGACGATGCCTGCTACCTGCGCACCGCGCGGGCCACCACGCCGCTCGTTGCGCTGCGCATCACACGAACGGCGCTGCGGGCCCTGTCCGCGCATCGGCCCGAGATGCAATCGGCCGCCTTGATCGGTCTGGCGGCGCAGATGGGCAAAGTGGTAATGGAAGAACGCCCGACCATCAAAATCGAGCGCTCCTCTATGCCGATGAAACAACGCATCGGCTGGCTTGCAACGCTGGCGCTGCCGCCCCTGGCCTATCTGGCAGCCATGCAGAATGCGCTGCCGCAACACAGCGCCATCTACCTTGCCCTGCTCACCATGACAGCCACCATGTGGCTGTTCGCCGTGGTCGATGAGTTCGTCCCCCCCCTGATTGCCCTCGTGGCAATGCTGTTCATCAACCTGGTGCCGGCGCAAATCGCCCTGGCCGGGTTTTACTCGCCCGCATTTCTGTTATTGCTGGGCGTCTACGCCATCTCGGCCGTGCTGCTGAGTTCGGGCCTGGTCTACCGATTCATGCTCTGGCTGTTGCTCAAGGCACCCGACCGACCGTTCTGGCATCGTACCGCCCTAACCTTTTTCGGCATGCTGCTGTCGATCATGGTTCCTTCCGACAGCGCCCGCCTGGCGCTGCTGTTGCCGCTCTATCGCGAAATGGACAACAACATCGAAGCACCGCAACAGAGTCGCGAAGCCACCGCACTCATGATCGCCACCTTTATGGGCGCCACACTGTTTGCCCCCTTGCTGCTCACCAGCAAATCGGCTCATCTGGCCGCCTTCACCATGCTGCCCACCCAGGTGCAACTGCAGTTTCAGGGTTCCCACTGGCTGGTCGCCGCGGCCATCGTGGCCATTGGCCTGCTGGCCTGTCACCTGCTCGCCATGCGTTTTTTATATTCCTCAAATGAGGAAGCCCGACCCTTGCCTCGCGAACGCCTTGTAGTGCAATTGCGACTGCTGGGTCCGCTGGACAGCCGCGAATGGCTGGCCTTGTGCGCCTTCGTGGCGTTTCTGCTGGGCGCTGCGTTCCCGCAACTATATCTGTCGCTTACGGCATGGCTGGCGGGTTTTATTCTGGTCAGCCTGTTGGCGCTGGGCCTGTTCGACCGCAGGGCCTTCCTGCAAAATATCGATTGGCCCATGCTCTTTTTCATTTTGAGTCTTGATGGCTTGACCCGCGCCATCAACTATCTGGGCCTGAGTCCTTTGCTGATCAACGCCATAGGCAACAAGCTTGACTGGATTCATGGCCACCTGGGCTGGTTCATTCTGTTGGCGTTGGCGATAACCGTCGTCATACGGCTTGTTCTGCCACTGACCGCGGGCATGCTATTGGCATTGGCCATGCTCTTGCCAATGGGCATCGAGCAAGGCATCCACCCCTGGATAGTCATGTTCCTGGTGTCGCTATTCAGTGATATCTGGTTTTTCCCGCACCAGATGTCCACGTATACCCAGGCAAAAAACAACGGCCTGCAAGCGCGCTGCAGCGAATCGATATTCATGCGCCATATATGGTGGCTAAACCCTCTGCGTGTGCTGCTGGCGTACGCTTCAATTCCTTATTGGAACTGGCTGGGACTGAATTGA
- the miaB gene encoding tRNA (N6-isopentenyl adenosine(37)-C2)-methylthiotransferase MiaB yields the protein MQETPIKRSGATATSTLPSAVHPAGASALSTPTRKLFIRTFGCQMNEYDSEKMADVLREDQGLEITQDPEEADVILFNTCSVREKAQEKVFSDLGRVQHLKQTKPHLLIGVGGCVASQEGAEIVKRAPYVDVVFGPQTLHRLPELIAKRRESGRSQVDISFPEIEKFDALPPARVDGPTAFVSIMEGCSKYCSFCVVPYTRGAEISRPFDDVLVEIADLADQGVREVTLLGQNVNAYRGPMGDSAEIADFAMLLEYVHEIPGIERIRYTTSHPKEMTTRLIEAHGKLPKLVPFLHLPVQAGSDRVLSAMKRGYTSLEFKSIVRRLRAARPGLTLSSDFIVGFPGETEDDFEKTMALIRDVGFDQSFSFVYSRRPGTPAADLQDDTSKEQKLARLHRLQALVNEQAAAISHAMIGGTQRVLVEGPSRRDPNEMMGRTENNRIINFAGQTRLIGHMADVRVTQALTNTLKGEILIAESPAQGRA from the coding sequence ATGCAAGAAACCCCCATCAAGCGCAGCGGCGCAACCGCGACCTCCACACTGCCTTCCGCCGTGCACCCTGCCGGCGCCTCCGCCCTCTCCACGCCGACACGCAAACTGTTCATCCGTACCTTCGGCTGCCAGATGAACGAATACGACTCTGAAAAAATGGCGGACGTGCTGCGTGAAGACCAGGGTCTGGAGATTACCCAGGACCCGGAAGAAGCCGACGTCATTCTGTTCAATACCTGTTCGGTGCGCGAGAAGGCCCAGGAAAAAGTCTTCTCCGATCTGGGCCGCGTGCAGCACCTGAAACAAACCAAGCCGCATCTACTAATAGGCGTGGGTGGCTGCGTGGCCAGCCAGGAAGGCGCGGAAATCGTCAAGCGCGCGCCCTACGTCGACGTCGTCTTCGGCCCACAAACCTTGCATCGCCTGCCCGAACTGATCGCCAAGCGCAGGGAATCGGGACGTTCGCAAGTCGATATCAGTTTTCCCGAAATAGAAAAATTCGACGCACTGCCACCTGCCCGCGTCGACGGCCCCACCGCCTTTGTGTCGATCATGGAAGGCTGCAGCAAATACTGCAGCTTCTGTGTCGTGCCCTATACCCGGGGCGCCGAAATCTCGCGCCCCTTCGATGACGTATTGGTCGAAATCGCCGACCTGGCGGACCAGGGCGTGCGCGAAGTCACGCTGCTGGGACAAAACGTCAACGCCTACCGCGGCCCCATGGGCGATTCCGCCGAAATCGCCGACTTTGCCATGCTGCTCGAGTATGTGCACGAAATTCCAGGCATCGAACGCATACGCTACACCACATCGCACCCCAAAGAAATGACGACGCGGCTCATCGAGGCGCACGGCAAGCTGCCCAAGCTGGTGCCTTTCCTGCACCTGCCCGTGCAGGCCGGCAGCGACCGGGTGCTGTCCGCCATGAAGCGGGGCTACACCTCGCTGGAGTTCAAGTCGATAGTGCGCCGCCTGCGCGCCGCCCGCCCCGGCCTGACCCTGTCGTCGGACTTCATCGTCGGCTTTCCCGGAGAAACCGAGGACGACTTCGAAAAAACCATGGCGCTGATCCGCGACGTCGGTTTCGACCAATCATTCTCTTTCGTTTATTCACGCCGCCCCGGCACACCCGCCGCCGATCTGCAGGATGACACCAGCAAAGAGCAAAAGCTGGCGCGCCTGCACCGGCTCCAGGCCCTGGTCAACGAACAGGCCGCGGCCATCAGCCACGCCATGATAGGCGGCACCCAGCGCGTACTGGTCGAAGGGCCGTCGCGCCGCGATCCGAACGAGATGATGGGCCGCACCGAAAACAACCGCATCATCAATTTCGCGGGCCAGACGCGCCTGATCGGGCATATGGCCGACGTCCGCGTCACCCAGGCTCTTACCAATACCCTGAAGGGTGAAATACTCATCGCAGAATCGCCCGCGCAAGGCCGTGCATGA
- the lnt gene encoding apolipoprotein N-acyltransferase — protein MNQARNPWLRGIGLLILGAVHALSFAPGPLPSWTLPFVEIFSLAALACVTFRSSGVGQAAMAGFWFGLGNFALGLYWLYISLHFYGGLAAPLAAAGILILAAFLALFFVLAGALARYLSAGHLGKVSNYRWQLLIAAVWASCWTTTEWLRGTLFTGFPWLNIGYAHVEGVLASWAPVTGVYGLSWLAAFAAGAIALLACAKDNQNDASAAVAVGAAIVTGLIGILLSHISWSQPHGKPMIMRLVQGNIPQSEKFDPQLMHEGIETYMRLAALPPKEPDGAPDLIVLPETVMPVFQDRVAPQVWEQWLHIAKERSATIFMGIPLHRTVNGRDRYTNSAIAFTANTSLSSLGMGTLDMSYDKHHLVPFGEFIPYGFRWFVDMLQIPLGDFDRGPVRQRLFNIQGQTIAPDICYEDVFGEQIIQSVRDSELAGPGANILVNISNLAWFGDSWALRQHLQISRMRALETARPMITATNTGMTAAIDPQGTVRAVLDPMHKGVLDVEVQGTSGLTPYVRWGDWPIIVWTCLLLLLGWALRKRIPDEPRP, from the coding sequence TTGAATCAAGCACGAAATCCCTGGCTACGCGGTATCGGCCTGCTTATCCTGGGAGCCGTCCATGCCTTGTCGTTTGCGCCAGGGCCCCTGCCTTCATGGACATTGCCTTTCGTCGAGATTTTCAGCCTGGCCGCACTGGCCTGCGTTACGTTTCGCAGCAGCGGCGTTGGGCAAGCCGCAATGGCCGGTTTCTGGTTCGGCTTGGGGAATTTCGCGCTGGGCCTGTACTGGCTGTATATCAGCCTGCATTTTTACGGCGGGCTGGCCGCTCCGCTCGCCGCGGCAGGCATTCTCATTCTGGCCGCCTTCCTGGCGCTGTTCTTCGTGCTGGCAGGCGCACTGGCGCGCTATCTATCGGCCGGGCATCTCGGCAAAGTCTCCAACTACCGCTGGCAGTTGCTGATCGCAGCCGTCTGGGCCTCATGCTGGACGACGACGGAGTGGCTGCGCGGCACACTGTTTACCGGGTTTCCCTGGCTCAATATTGGCTATGCGCACGTCGAAGGCGTACTTGCCAGTTGGGCGCCCGTCACCGGTGTTTACGGGCTGAGCTGGCTTGCGGCCTTTGCCGCGGGCGCCATCGCCCTGCTGGCCTGCGCCAAGGACAATCAGAATGACGCATCAGCGGCCGTGGCGGTGGGAGCCGCCATCGTCACAGGTCTGATCGGCATTCTGCTCAGCCACATCAGTTGGTCGCAGCCTCACGGCAAGCCCATGATCATGCGCCTGGTGCAAGGCAATATTCCCCAGTCGGAAAAATTCGATCCGCAGTTGATGCACGAGGGCATCGAAACCTATATGCGCCTGGCGGCGCTTCCGCCCAAAGAACCCGATGGCGCCCCCGACCTGATCGTACTGCCCGAAACCGTCATGCCGGTCTTCCAGGACCGGGTTGCCCCCCAGGTATGGGAACAATGGCTGCATATCGCCAAAGAACGCAGCGCCACCATATTCATGGGCATCCCCTTGCACCGAACCGTGAACGGCCGGGACCGCTACACCAACAGCGCGATCGCCTTTACGGCAAATACATCCCTGTCCAGCCTGGGAATGGGTACCCTGGATATGAGCTACGACAAGCACCACCTGGTGCCTTTCGGTGAATTCATACCCTACGGCTTCCGCTGGTTCGTGGACATGCTGCAAATTCCATTGGGCGACTTCGACCGGGGCCCGGTACGTCAGCGCCTGTTCAATATCCAAGGCCAGACCATCGCCCCCGATATCTGCTACGAAGATGTATTCGGCGAACAAATCATCCAGTCTGTACGGGACAGCGAGCTTGCCGGCCCCGGCGCCAATATCCTGGTAAATATCAGCAACCTGGCCTGGTTTGGCGACTCCTGGGCGCTGCGCCAGCACCTGCAGATTTCACGCATGCGGGCGCTCGAAACCGCCCGCCCCATGATCACCGCCACCAATACCGGCATGACCGCCGCGATCGATCCCCAAGGCACCGTACGCGCGGTACTCGACCCCATGCACAAAGGCGTGCTGGACGTCGAAGTACAGGGTACCAGCGGCCTTACTCCCTATGTACGATGGGGCGACTGGCCGATCATTGTCTGGACCTGTCTGCTCCTGCTGCTGGGATGGGCCTTGCGCAAACGCATCCCCGACGAACCGCGCCCGTAG
- a CDS encoding heme-binding protein, protein MTTTTSSKSFSTPTVRSETANALVTAARSASAELGIIVSIAVTDAAGHLVSFERADGAPFLSIDVAIDKAWTVSSFGLGTHVWNDILQDSKVSQLAHRPRVVSVGGGCAIVEGGKVIGGIGISGGNALQDRQAAEKALRSLGFEVA, encoded by the coding sequence ATGACTACAACTACTTCAAGCAAGAGCTTTTCCACACCAACTGTACGATCAGAAACCGCCAACGCGCTTGTAACGGCTGCCCGTTCGGCCTCAGCAGAACTGGGAATAATTGTTTCGATTGCGGTTACCGACGCAGCCGGACATCTGGTCTCCTTTGAACGCGCCGACGGCGCCCCATTTTTGAGCATTGATGTCGCTATCGATAAAGCTTGGACGGTTTCGTCATTCGGTTTAGGGACTCATGTGTGGAATGACATTCTGCAAGACAGCAAAGTATCTCAGCTGGCTCATCGACCGCGCGTCGTTTCCGTAGGAGGCGGTTGCGCGATTGTAGAAGGTGGCAAGGTCATCGGCGGCATCGGCATCTCTGGCGGTAACGCACTACAGGATCGGCAGGCAGCCGAGAAAGCACTTCGCTCATTAGGGTTCGAAGTAGCTTGA
- the ybeY gene encoding rRNA maturation RNase YbeY → MSVRLALAVQYGVAMAELPRWRLRRWIQHAIEAVAPGLDPAMQCMALTLRLVDAREGRRLNREFRERDYATNVLTFEYGLGPDGTLSGDIVLCIPVLRREAREQKKNLLHHAAHLTIHGVLHALGHDHIDPDEALEMEALEARILRKMGISNPYEPQNS, encoded by the coding sequence ATGTCAGTTAGGCTTGCCCTGGCCGTGCAATACGGCGTTGCCATGGCCGAGCTGCCGCGCTGGCGCCTGCGCCGCTGGATCCAGCACGCTATCGAGGCGGTCGCACCCGGCCTGGATCCCGCCATGCAATGCATGGCCCTGACCCTGCGCCTGGTCGATGCGCGCGAGGGGCGACGGCTTAACCGCGAGTTTCGCGAACGCGACTACGCCACCAATGTGCTCACCTTTGAATACGGCCTGGGCCCCGACGGCACTCTCAGCGGCGACATCGTTCTGTGCATTCCGGTGCTGCGACGCGAAGCCCGCGAGCAAAAGAAAAACTTGCTGCACCACGCCGCGCACCTGACCATACACGGCGTCCTGCACGCCCTGGGCCATGACCATATCGATCCGGACGAAGCCCTGGAAATGGAAGCCCTGGAGGCCCGGATTCTCCGGAAAATGGGCATATCCAACCCTTACGAACCACAAAATTCATAA
- a CDS encoding HlyC/CorC family transporter: MPDPSPPDAEPRPARTSSKSLFAKLAALIRPEPEDREDIKAVLEAAHDRQVLDGESYAMISGALEVANQTVADIMVPRSKMDMLDIGKPLSELLPEIIDTGHSRFPIYETDRDNIVGILLAKDLLLSLTKPSIDLRPLVRPAVFIPETKRLNVLLHEFRSSRNHLAIVIDEHGGTSGLVTMEDVLEQIVGEIEDEFDEDAEKTIFQTGTNNWRVMGITEIEFFNRTFNTDLPHDDYDTLGGWLAAELGRIPRRGDSIASQGLTITVVGADAKRALWLHVQHDDTTQLSTPGQAA; the protein is encoded by the coding sequence ATGCCAGATCCTAGCCCCCCCGATGCCGAGCCCCGCCCGGCGCGAACCTCATCCAAGTCTTTATTCGCCAAACTCGCTGCACTGATACGCCCCGAGCCGGAAGATCGAGAAGATATAAAAGCGGTACTCGAGGCGGCTCACGACCGGCAAGTCCTCGACGGTGAGTCGTACGCCATGATTTCCGGAGCGCTCGAAGTGGCAAACCAGACTGTCGCCGACATCATGGTGCCGCGATCCAAAATGGACATGCTCGATATCGGCAAGCCCCTGTCCGAGCTATTGCCCGAAATCATCGACACCGGCCACTCGCGTTTTCCTATCTACGAAACCGATCGCGACAATATCGTGGGTATTCTGCTGGCCAAGGACCTGCTGCTGTCGCTGACCAAGCCGTCCATCGATTTGCGGCCGCTGGTGCGCCCGGCGGTATTCATTCCCGAGACCAAGCGCCTTAACGTGCTGCTGCACGAATTCCGCAGCAGCCGCAACCACCTGGCGATCGTCATAGACGAGCATGGCGGTACATCGGGCCTGGTCACCATGGAAGACGTGCTGGAACAAATCGTAGGCGAAATCGAAGATGAATTCGACGAAGATGCCGAAAAAACCATTTTCCAGACAGGCACGAACAACTGGCGTGTCATGGGCATCACCGAGATCGAGTTCTTCAACCGTACTTTCAACACCGACCTGCCCCACGACGATTACGACACGCTCGGCGGCTGGCTGGCGGCCGAACTGGGGCGCATACCTCGCCGCGGCGACAGCATTGCCTCGCAGGGGCTGACCATCACCGTGGTCGGCGCCGACGCAAAACGCGCGCTGTGGCTGCATGTCCAGCACGACGACACAACTCAGCTTTCCACCCCCGGCCAGGCGGCGTAA
- a CDS encoding PhoH family protein, giving the protein MSRAHHRHKTAVAVTLDGDNTHLANLCGPLDENLRQIADGWNVKLGRRGNHVTIEGEQAQAAGQALEWFHRRAVHQALSIDDIQLGLVELGAGPVAEATPATATATPAAAPELPPEDDGRIILRTRKSDLRPRTPRQRDYLNQILHHDITFGIGPAGTGKTWLAVACAIDALERETVQRLVLTRPAVEAGERLGFLPGDLVQKVDPYLRPLYDALYDLMGIERVQRLFEKQTIEIAPLAYMRGRTLNHAFVILDEAQNTTPEQMKMFLTRVGFGSKAVINGDPSQVDLPRGQASGLIHAVDVLSSVQGIATTRFTSRDVVRHPLVARIVDAYERAGDHVS; this is encoded by the coding sequence ATGAGCCGTGCCCACCACCGCCACAAGACAGCTGTTGCCGTTACTCTCGACGGCGACAATACCCACTTGGCCAATCTTTGCGGGCCGCTGGACGAAAACTTGCGCCAGATTGCCGACGGCTGGAACGTCAAACTAGGACGGCGGGGCAATCACGTTACCATCGAAGGCGAGCAGGCCCAGGCGGCCGGCCAGGCTCTTGAATGGTTTCATCGCCGCGCGGTACACCAGGCATTGTCGATCGACGACATACAACTGGGCCTGGTCGAGCTTGGCGCAGGCCCGGTCGCAGAAGCCACTCCAGCGACGGCCACAGCAACGCCTGCCGCCGCGCCCGAACTGCCGCCCGAAGACGATGGCCGCATCATCCTGCGAACCCGCAAAAGCGATCTGCGACCGCGCACTCCGCGCCAACGCGATTATCTGAACCAAATACTGCACCACGACATTACCTTCGGAATCGGGCCAGCCGGCACCGGAAAAACCTGGCTGGCCGTTGCCTGCGCCATCGATGCGCTCGAGCGGGAAACCGTGCAGCGCCTGGTATTGACCCGGCCCGCCGTCGAAGCCGGCGAGCGGCTGGGATTCCTGCCGGGCGACCTGGTGCAAAAAGTCGACCCCTATCTGCGTCCGCTTTACGACGCCCTGTACGATCTGATGGGGATCGAGCGCGTGCAGCGCCTGTTCGAAAAGCAAACCATCGAGATCGCGCCATTGGCCTATATGCGCGGCCGCACGCTGAATCACGCCTTCGTGATTCTGGACGAAGCGCAAAATACCACCCCCGAACAAATGAAGATGTTTCTTACACGCGTCGGTTTCGGCAGCAAGGCCGTCATCAATGGCGATCCCTCGCAGGTCGATCTGCCCCGCGGCCAGGCCAGCGGCCTGATCCACGCGGTCGACGTGCTGAGCTCGGTACAAGGCATAGCCACCACCCGGTTCACCAGCCGCGACGTAGTGCGCCATCCTCTGGTCGCCCGCATTGTGGATGCCTACGAACGGGCCGGCGATCATGTCAGTTAG